Sequence from the bacterium genome:
AAAACCGTGAAGAGTATGACGCGGCGATTGAGACGTGCGTAAATCTGCTGGGCAGCGGGTTGACGTTTGAAGATTCCATACAAGTTGCAATGGACCTGTTGGGCATCCAGAGTTCAATGGGTGAAGGAGCGGGAGGCAGCCTCGACGGGATGTCCGCGACCCACATGATCCCCGCATCCCTCCGCGCCGAAACGTCAGAAGAAGTTCTGCAGATTGAGCGAAACTTGTTCGCGTTGCTAAGTCCGAACCCGGAGCAACCTAGGGAATCTGCAAGCATTCCAGTGGAGTTCAAGCTCCATCCAAACCATCCCAACCCATTCAATCCATCAACGCTGATTGAGTTCGACATCCCCGAGGCCTTGCCTGTGACGCTGACGATCTTCAACTCCCTCGGCCAAACTGGGGCCACGATCATCGGCAAGCCGCTTCAAGCAGGGCACCACACTGTGACATGGGACGGTACAGCAGGAGACGGCTCCGAAGTCGCAACGGGTTTGTACATTTATCAGATCAAAGCGGGTTCGTTCACGGATTCCAAGAAGATGGTCTTAATGCGTTAGCCTACTTTCGATCCTCAAAGAGAACAAAGCCCTGGCAATTTGCTGGGGTTTTCGTTTCTGGCAGAAGAATCTGTCCGAGGACACTTTCACAGGAAAGGGATCACATGATAAATACACTTTGTGAATTGATTCGAAGCATCAGTAACGTTGCCAAGGCTGTTTGTACGGTGATTCGAAAATAAATAGCTCCAACGTGCGTGGCTAGAGCTTTTGAGAGTAGAAAAGGGTCGATAATTCGGCCTCTTTTCTTTTACTTACCACAGGCAAGTTATGGACTAACAATGATGCTACTGGTCAGCATCTTTGCGGTTACCCAGCATTCTTGTAGAACCACAAGAATGATTCGAGTTCATGAAGCCAAGAAGTGCCCTTCAAGCACGCGGGGGACGTTCAAACCACAGCGGACGAGAATTCCTTCGTGTTGAGGCTGTTGCATCCCTTAGAGGGCTTCCAGACGTGATTTTCTATCTAGATAATTTATGCAAAGGTGACTAAGCGGGATGCCATGTAACTAACTTTCGAGTTAGGCCTCGGCGAAGGCGAAAGGTCGACGGATTGGATTTCTGGCATAAGATGTAGTCCAAGGACATTCACTAAAGGGATTGATCAATGAAGAATAGACCAATCAGGTTTCTGGAACGGCTCTTAGATGGCGCAACATGGCTTGTCAAAGCCTTGACCCAGCGTCGCCGTTAGCATTTAGGCCAGCAGTTAGCTGGCCTTTCTTTTCGCTCTAAAAAGACAAAAGAGCACATCACGTGCTTCGACAATGATGGGGGTCACTGTTTCGGGCAACCCCCAAGGTCCCACTCGCATATGCTTATCAGCATATAACAAAACTCGCATTAATCAAGCAATTTGCGGTCAACCAAGACGTGATTAGATAACGCAAATAGGGTAGGTGATTAACCTACCCTTTGGGATTCCATGGCATTAGCATATCAAGACAAGACAGACAAGAAAAACTAATGGTAAAAATAGAATAGTATATAGTATACGATAAGAATAATGTGTATATATAAGGGAATGCAGGCCAGTGCGTCTGTCTGTCTTCCTTGTCTTTGGTACATCGCGGCGTGCAAAAATTCCCAAAAAAATTCTTGAAGTCGGTTTCGGGACCGGGTTCTGAAGGAGCCCCTACCTGTTAGGTCAGTGGGAGATCCTGACGGGGCTTGAGTAGAAGCCGAGGCTTCTACCAAAGCATGCTCATTAACTTAAGTTCCACCACGTCTTCGACATGTTTGATTCCATAGGTGAACCTACGGGTTCACGCACGTTGCCGAGATTATTGAAGTGGTCGATCCACATGCCCGCGAAGTTTGGAGCTTGTGGCTCCCGCTCGGCATCAGGATGATAATCTATGTCCGGTTTGATTGGATCACGTTTTCGCATGCCGAGTTGTCGAAGGCGTCGGCCTTCCAGCAATAAGTCTGATAATTTCATAGAGGGTTTTCTTTCTTTGGTTGGGCGTTCGTGCTGTTAAATGTCAATGTGCTCAGTGGAGGTGCTCGTTTTCACGGTCCGGTTCGGGGTATGATTTAGTTCAGTCTTGCCCCGCAGGGACCAATACAATCACAACTACTTTTCCGGTCCCGCAGATAGTGGGATTGGTGGCAAAGGTGATAAATTCGTTCGTAAACTTAAAGCCCTAAAATGGGCCTTAAGTTATTGTTTTTGTTGCGCTGGTGGTAAAAGTGGTGGTAATGATGGATTTTAGAGCCCTAAAACTATTTCCGGCGGGGGCTGTCCTGCTTGGGATATCCAGTATATCTATACCTAAAATAACTTTAAGAGAAAAGAATATCACTTTTACCACTATTACCACCAACACATGTTTTTCCTCGACTTACGGAGTGGCAAACTCGGTTTTTCTAGAACGGGAGGTTATCACTTTCTTCACTTTTCGCTTGATCATCAGTCTTAGGGTCGACATAGTAGCTTTTCGGTCGAAGTATTTTGAACCCAAGTTGCTGTTTGTTGTTTTTGTGGTCGCTTCGCATGGAAATCACGCCCATTCTGACCAGTGCTTCGGTGTAGGCTTTGATCGTACTTGTACTGCGCAGACCGAGGAAGTTGATTGCTGCACGGATGTCTTGAAGCTTGACATAAAACTCGTCGCGATATTCCGTCGGATCATACCAAATTACTTTGACCGTATAGCCTTTCACATTGGTTACGGTTTCATGTCGGCCCATGACCAATATCTCTGCTAACTCTTCAGCTTCCATTTCCACGCTTGTCATGCTGGACGCGTACAGATCGTCCGCAAGCGGCGTGATGGGTGCGGCAAGGAAGTAGCGGTTTCTGGGATCACGGTTCTTGGACAGGTGCTCGAACCGTTCTTTTAGTTCGGTTCGCACGTAATGCCCTAACCGGTCTTCTAACTTGAACTTGATCTCCCGGTCGATTTTGTCATCGGGGACTTCCTTGCAATAGTGAATGAAGAAGTTGTTGACCTTCTCGCTTCGCGGTCCCTCACCCCATTTTAAGGCAATTGGTTTAGGGTCATTAGTTGCAAAGATCAGGTTCAAATTGTTCGGAGCATTAAATTCACTTTCATACTTCTTGTTGATCGACAGCTTGTCGCTTCCGGTAATGCGTTTCAGTTCGGCATACTGCTCGGGCTTGTGCGAGTTTCGGTTTTCGTCCACGAATAGCAGCTTGTTCGTGTATTGCGGATTAAAGGGCTTCACGTCCCCGTCCCACAATCCCAACAGCTTCGGATAGATCTTACCGACCATGTCGGCAAACGTGTTCTTCCCGGCTGACCGGCTGCCAGCCAAAACAATGACCGGCAGCTGTTGATAGTTTGTATACGTATAAACTGCGAGCCAATTCTTGATGAATTCAGCATGTTCCCCGAATAGTTCTTCAAGGAAGCGATTGATCAATGCGTTGTCCTGAATCTTTGCAGGGATAGCCGGATAGCGCAGGATAATTGCATTCTCCTCCGGTTCAAAGGCATAGCCGATCTTTTCGCTATCCGCACTTCCAATTCTGCGCAACTGAAAGTCGTCACTGGAAAAACTAAGTTTTGGGTTGTTGAAAACAGCACGCTTGGCGTATTCGAAGTCTTCTTGATTTCGAAAGTGTTCCTTCTTCAGCAATTCCGGGCTGATGTACTTGTTGGCCCGTGTTTCAATTCGGTGCAATTCACCCTTGAAGGCGAACATGCCCGGCGTTACAGGATGTTCAAAGTACGCCTTGTTACACTTCTCACACCAAATGTGCGCGAAGTGGAATTCATCCAGTCTTGCCAAAGCGGTTTGGCTACTGCATGCAGGGCATACAACTGTTACTTCTTCAACGATGTTCAAGTGGACATCCTTTAATGTCCCCAGGTCGGTTTCAATCCAGGTATCATCTGTCCGAATGCTAAGGCAGTCAGCCCAGCCGATCTGCGAATAGACCGAACTAGGTTTCCGCCCTTTTGCTGCCCAACCAGCCGGTGCCTTTGGTGCACCAGCAGGCAAGTCAAACTTCAGGCCTTGGTCACGGAACTTGTCGTACCCCTGCGGACCATTCCAGTTTTCGGCGATGTAATTGAAAAGGTGGTCAAGTCTATCTTGGTCAAATCGTTCTGGTTCACGTTTGCACAATTCAGTGAAGCGTTCCCATCCACCTGCAAACACCCGATAGTTTGAAGCTAGGCCGAGCCAAGGGTCATGCTGCCAACCGCATGGGTTGTCTTCGAACTTCCGAATGATTGGACAGTGTTCAACCATTCGTTCAAGCCCAGGCTGGTCAAGTTGTAAGTGCGATGAACTCATGCTGATTCGCTCGGCACTTTTAGAAGGTGGCGCTGAACCTACTACTTCCAAAACCTGTGTGGCAGCAGTCTTCGGAGCATTCCGCAGAAATTCCAAAGGATCTTCAACTGGTTCGAATGTATCGGCATTCAAGAAGCAACTGCGTTGCTTGGACACTTTGTGAAGCGCCAACGGTAACTTCACCAGATTGCCGAGCGGTTGGGTTGGTGTCAATACGTCCTGCTTCGGGAAGACTTCGATGTGCAGATGGTCAGGTAACTGACCAACCCGCTGCACGATTGTTTCGCCAAAGCGCTTAGCTTGAATTGCGGGGATCAGTTCTTCGAACAGAACCGTAACGTGGTAGCCCTTGAATCCGCTGAATTCAAGAATCGGTTCAATGCCCAAAGCGCGGCATTCAGCAACTACCCGCTTCGCGGTGTCAGCCAAAACGGGTTTGAATTCTTCAATCTGATCGATTTTCGATTTAGCCAAATCAATATCCAGCGTCACGTACTTAACCCGATTTTCTTGGTCAAGGCTATAAGCACCGATGGTGGTCTTACCTTCGATGTGGTCTTGTATTGCCGATAAGGTTAGTTCGCGATTCTGCGCGTAGTAACTGCCGTCAGAGTTTTGCACGGCATAATTATCAACTCTCGTTCCAAAATTGTGTAGTAACCCCGACGCAAGCAGAACTACCTGCGCCGGGTTTGTAAGATCATTATTAAATGTTTGCTGGTCGTCTGTGTAATTCATATTCCTGGTCTCCATATGCTTGTCTCCTAAGGTTAAAGATGAGAGTTTTGATGTTTTTGTATGCGCTTAAATAATCTGCCAGATTGACGGTGGCAGTTCCGCTGAAGAACTCGCGCTCAAGCTTGCGAGTTAGGTCCGTATCACGGAACTCGATCCACACTTGACCACGCTGGTCAAGTTCGTGCCCGGTCATTTCGCATCGATGCGAAGCAAGTAGGCAACTAATTCCGAAGTCTTTAGTTTTCATTGTTGTACTCCTTGTTTTTGTGTAAGCACGCCGCTTTCAACGACGTGTTGCAGCCAATTAACTTCAGCAGATGCTAAATAGCGGGTCATCTTGGGACGAGGCTGCTTGATCCGTTGACCGTTCCGATTCCGCTAAGCGGAATTACCGTGTAAAACGGATTGATTCTTGTTCGAAATAGTTCGACCACATCCCGCGCATAAGCTTCTGGAAGTAGGTCCACCTGCTTCAGGTAGTCAAGCACATCGTTCTTTCGGAATAGGTCGATGACTTGGCCATCCACGTACATGGTTTCCATATTTCGATACAGGTAGAACTGTGCATTGCGGTCTTGAAGTGATGTTACCAGAATGTCAATCTGCTGGTTGATGTAGTGTTCTTTTGCCTGGGGTTCATACCAGGAGAAACTTGGTTTTTTCATTTTTACATTCTCCATTTCATGTGGTTAATTCACCGGCATAAAAAAAGCCGGAGTCTGTGCGACTTCGGCTGAAGGGTTCATGATTACTTACTGTGACATTCACATACCGAATCATACCATACAGACGAAGACGCAAGCTGAAAGGCACCCTTTGGTGCTGCTTTCGGTCGTTAGTCGTTCGTCTATAGTATTGGCGTTAGTCTGATTTTTCAGTTTAACGCCCGGATTCGATCGTATTTCTTTAGGAATTTCGATTCGATGGAATCGCCATGCCCTATATATAATATAATCAAAACCGAACGCGATTGCAAGTCGCGCACGGCGAATTTCTAGTGATTAACCCATAAAAACCCCCTATATCGGCACGAAACTGAAATTTTTTTGCGATCGTGATCGATTTATTTTAGCGCGGTTAATCAGCGATTTAATCGGCGCCGAAAAAATTGCATCGAACATTCTTCGACACGCGCCGCAAGTTAAGTTTGCATCGTCAGACATGAACCAAACAAACACTTTGAATTGAACGTTGCCTTGACCGCTCAAACTCGATTCGATGTTGTGACCAGTCTTTCCCGCATTGTCCCGCCAAAGGTCCCGAGTTGATGTCCCGATCTGCGCGTGGGACTTTCCTAGCTAAGGCGTAGAAGTAGCCAGGAAGTTGGACGTGTGCTTAGGCACCTCCTCTCCGGATCGTCCCCAATTCTACAGAACCCTAAGTCCAAAAGATGTTCAATTTCGGGCGATCATCCGGCAGCGTGCCTTTGTCGGCGGATAACGCCCCACGGGCTGATTCTGGGGCCTTGTTTTTTAACGGGTTAGCTGGCCTATCGGCAAGCCTGGGGCCAGCATTTCCGTAAGTCACGATTAAACAGACTCATGCGAAGGACTTTCTGATCGTGGTTACCGCCGTGTCTCGGTGTTCCCGCCCGCCGCCGCCGTTAAAATCAACTTCAGAATGACATCCTGCACGACGGAATCTGACGCACCGGGGTATTGCCTTTCTAACTTCCAGCCCCAAACTTCACCAACGTGCCATGAACTATTGAATTGACATCTTTCTCTCTGTATCTTGGCTTCGTCGAAGTTAACGGAATGACATGGCGATGAATACCTGCATCCCCAGCCAGTGGCGCATTGTCGAGATGCCAATGTTTAGCATTGAGATGTTTGAGACACCGATGCTTTGGCTTCACGATGAACGGCATGGATTCTTAAGATTCTGCGGAATGGAAGCAGGCGTTGACTATCAGCTTTCAGAACGGGATGGAAAACCGTTTATCGAATTTACGTGGTGGGAACCGCATCGTCTTCCGCATTGCGGTCGGGGTTGGGCAAGTATTGACGGCCTATCCCTGCATGGAAAGATCTACATGCATGCCGGAGATCGTTCCGACTTCAAAGCCATTCAAGTATATGGTGACCCGGATGAAGATTCGGTAGAAGCAATCTACACCAATGCTAAGGCTCAATCCCGACGCAAGCCAGTGATTCAACAGTCGAGGAAATCAACCGCTGTGCCGCGTTCGCGCAAAGTACAAAGCCCCATACCAGACAAAGTGCGCACGGCACTGAAAGAACGACTGGAACGGCATATTGAGGCAAATTGGGACCATACGCTCGTCAGATTGATCCTACGCTTTCGTGCTGCCTACGCCTACGTTGATGTTCAAGATCCGACACAGAACTTTCCAACACACCTTTGCCGCTTGGGGTATCTGGGCGGAATTGAAAAATGGGAATTCGCATTCTTCAAGTATAGTGATGAAGTTTATGAGAAGTCGCGGGATTGGTCAGGCTCATTCACCACAACCCCGGAACAGGCATTTGATGTTGCGGCAACAGTCTACTTGGCTGACAACAACCCGCCATCGAAGCAGTAAGAGTGACACGCCCAGTAGTTGCGTGCGCTGAATCCAAACAACATGCTTCTGGGAACGGCCAGATCAATATGGTCATCGTCGTGCTTCTTGGATCTGACCATAAGCCAGATGCATTCAATTCACCTTTCTGCAGCAGACAACAAAACTCCAATAGCATGCCGATTGAATTCCGTGCGTCAGTAAACCTCGTGTCGTATCGCTGCATCTCGAAAATCCGATTCGAATCGTGTATATTGACCTGATTATCACCCGTTTCTTGCACGCTCTCGCTCCGACAAATGACGTAAAATCGTCTCGTCGTCGCTCCAAGAGTCTTGTAAATATTGAATTTTGAGACCCTTGGAAGGCGTGCATACGGGAAACCGTATCGGGGGTTCGAATCCCCCTCTCTCCGCAAGAAGCCCGCAAGCTATTGATTTTGTAGCTTGTGGGCTTTATATTTTGGGGAGATGTGCCATTAGTGTGCCACATCAAAACCCACCCTTGAGGCGCTCATGAAGAAGCCTACCATGCCCAATGTCCGCAGCCGCACGTTGCCAAGCGGAAAGACCACCTACTTCTTGGACTATGTTGACATCCGAACAGACGAGCGGAAACGCCTGACCGTCGGTTCGCGCAAAGCCGATGCACAGAAGAAGGCCAAGGAAATCTATGACACGATGATGGCCCGTTTCGTGGGCGAGCCTGAAACCCTACGATCCGAAACGACCATCGACGACCTTGTTTCGTCATTCTTCAGAAGCCGCGAGGGGCGAAACTCGCAACGGACAATCCGGCGTTATCAGATCTTTGCCAGACATTTCCAGGAATTTATGGCCAATCACTTCAGCAAAGTGAGGCGTGCCTCGGAAATTCGACGGGTGTACCTTGAAGAGCTCCTGTCGCACCTTGCGAAAGCCGGCCAAGAGCCACGCACTCTGAATGCAGAACTGAATTTTCTCAAGATGCTGTTCAAGTACGGCATCGAAGAGAGTTTCCTACTTGATAGCCCCGCACAACGAATTAGACCATTTCGTGAAACTAAGAAGGCTGAAGCAGTTCACTTCTGGTCTGAAGACGAAGTCAGAGCGATTCTGGCGACCGTTCGTCCACATTGGAAACCGATCTTCGAGTTTCTCTATCACACTGGACTCCGGAAGGGTGAATTAATACACTTGACGTGGGAAGATGTCACTCTTACAGGGAACCAACCAGCGCTAAGAGTGCAAGCTAAGGACGATTGGGTAACGAAGACCATTAGCAGGCGTGTCGTGCCGCTGAGTAGCCGCGCCGTCGAACTACTGTCCAGCTTGAAAAGGTCGCCAAAACATCAGCGTGTGTTCAGCGGTCCTGAAGGAGGGTTTGTTCACCCAGACAAGATATACAACGAGCTGAAACTCGCGTTGAAGAAACTCGGTTTGGTAGGGGACGTACATCAGTGGCGACACACGTTCGCGTCGCATCTCGTAATGAAGGGTGTTGGGCTCGAAACCGTATCGAAGTTGCTTGGTCACGCCAGCATCGAAATGACGATGAAGTACGCGCACCTAGCACCAGCACATTTGCAAATTGCAGTCAATGAATTGCCCGCTTTGTCGTAACACACTCTTTTGCCCTATTCCCTGGCATAAGAGATCAAGAAAGAAAGGGCCCCGCATTGTGCGGGGCCTTCTTGTTGACAAACCATTCAGGAGAATCTCATGCGCGTAAAAGTATTGTGCTTAGGCCGCTCGGCTAAGGAAATCAACGTCAGTGACGGTACGACCGTCGAACAAGCCATCGCGGAAGCTGGTTTCCCGAAGGATTCCAGCTACACCCGGCACCTGAACGGGAGCCCGTGCTTCGACACGGATGTCGTTGTCGAAGGAGCCGTGCTCACGCTCGTGCCACAAGTGAAAGGCGGGGGTTGGTAGGCAGGATTCTTCGCTGCCTGCCTATTAAGAGGGGGCTATGATCCAAGTGGTCATGGCCCTCTCTTTCCTCCGGAGGAACGCTAATGATTGAACAACAGATACGAACACTGTGCGACTTCCATGCGCAGAAGTGGCATACGCCTGTCACACTGATCACGAACGCAAACGAAGTTGCGGAATGGCATGAGGTCGGGGTGGCCGTCTACGTGAACGCAGACAAAGATTCCCAATTCTGCAAGGACCTGTTCGGTGATCCGCTTGTGATGGAATCGGTACTTATCGGAAAGGTGTCGCCGAACTGGCTAGTCTTGTACGGCGCCCCGCGTGTG
This genomic interval carries:
- a CDS encoding site-specific integrase, which gives rise to MKKPTMPNVRSRTLPSGKTTYFLDYVDIRTDERKRLTVGSRKADAQKKAKEIYDTMMARFVGEPETLRSETTIDDLVSSFFRSREGRNSQRTIRRYQIFARHFQEFMANHFSKVRRASEIRRVYLEELLSHLAKAGQEPRTLNAELNFLKMLFKYGIEESFLLDSPAQRIRPFRETKKAEAVHFWSEDEVRAILATVRPHWKPIFEFLYHTGLRKGELIHLTWEDVTLTGNQPALRVQAKDDWVTKTISRRVVPLSSRAVELLSSLKRSPKHQRVFSGPEGGFVHPDKIYNELKLALKKLGLVGDVHQWRHTFASHLVMKGVGLETVSKLLGHASIEMTMKYAHLAPAHLQIAVNELPALS